CCTGTCCCTGTCTTGCTCTGACAGTGGTACTCCCTGTACGTAGGTACCGCTGGTACTTCTCATGGTCTTCCAGGATATCGTACCACGGGCGGTGAACGTCTGGTCTCTTCCTGCAGTTTTCACAAGGCAGAATATCCATAGAAATTATCACTAAAACAAACACAGATTTATATGAGCTATACTGAATACATGACGTTGCAGTCCTTAGTTAGCAGGCCCCATTATGTTGTTCCCCAGGAAATGCACCTTAAACTTTTATCACTTGACTTAAATACCTGAAAACAAACTTTAGTTAGGGACgtcctacacacacacacacacacacacacacacacactatccggtttagcatCTGTTGTTCCCTACCATCATCAGATGGGATATGAAGCTGAAAGTCCCATGTTTGAGAAGCATGTTTCAGAACCCACCACAGTTATCAAAAAGACAAGTGGCCCTTCCCAGTGTGACGGAGGGCAGATGTCTCACTCACCTTGATCAAAGGAATGTTCCACTGTGACTGACAGGGTGGGGATATTGGGCTGAGGGGCGGCTCCAGCGGGCAGGTCCATGTCTGATAATACCTGGGGGGAGAAGGTTACCAACAtggaatgtttgtgtgtttatgcCATTATGGTGGGAAAAATTATGTCCCACAGCGGTCATTttggtagtctgtgtaacacaacttctgctgtctggggctgtaactggcccggcgggtgttgggcgggctgctatatgCGAGATTTAATCTGGCTATCATTTTGGTACTATTTACCTCCCCTGAGTGAGATGCCCTCGAAGAGAGTTTTGCTCAGTATCaaattgagattgagatatttGTCGAATTGCAGATTTGGAATGATTTAGCCCACCACTTTCAAAACAAGAAGACCTAAACAGCTTGTCTAAGATTCCACGGTATCACGAATCAAAGGACGTGACCAATTTTAGCCATTAGCTTCAATTATAACATTATTTGAATCCAACATGCTAAAATTATTCATGTtatattgggggaggggggcatcgtaCATATGATATGTTCGTCATTATAACAAAACAGTTCCAATATGAGAGCTCAAATCATTATTCATTATTGGACCATGTGTGTTGAATATCAAAGGCAAAGGAAATTCGTACCTGGCAAAAGCAGATAACGGGCAAAAATACCAGAAACCAGAGGCAGAACCGGGAAAATGATTCCATGGTGGTCGCCATCTTGGGTAGCTGTATAGCGCCACCTACTGATTCCAAATTTTATTGCAGGCTTTAACCGCGCCCGGTCACCTGCATTGCCGGTATCATCCGCTATCACAGGCCGTGAGCGGTTTGTCAGTGGCGCTTCGCTACCATTAAGTTTCAGAAAGATATGTTCgtattaaaaagaaaaatgtcacgGATTGCACACTGGTCTGTTTATCTCTGAAAATTTGAATCCTTTGCCTTTGGACGTTACCTCTCGGAAAAGTGGATTCGTCTGCGCAATAATTTAGACATGCCTTTGGATATTTCTAAGAAAAAGTAGTTCGGCGGAAactgactttaaaaaaatgatatataatttGTTTGTGAGTACAAAAAATGTTAGTAATAGAGAAAATGAGacttttttatttcctttttcatATTTACGGATGGATATATTGTATGAGGGACTTAGGTGGTGAAAGGCGAATTCATACTTCCAGAGTTATGCGTACTCAGGCTACTTTCGCGCCAAATTTGCGGACGACGTGGAGAACTGCAGACGACACTTCTCAGTCTCTGTGAGAATTTCTGTTcgactttagaaatatttatagCGCAATCTTCTGCCTCTAGTTACTTACAACTTTTTGTAAATACACAAGAAGGTTTGCTTCAGGTAAGGGAACAATTTTCTGTCAGTTTGTGTCTGAAAAATGAATTAAACTGTACGAAACTTTTCGTGTGCGTTtttgccgccatgtttgttgaCAGAAACTTTGTCCAAAAATTATTTGCTTCTTTGTCAATTTGcttctttgttcttttctttcttgattcgCAAGGTTTTGTAAAGGCATTGAACGTTATGTGACGTGATGTGATGGATGGACTATAGATTCTCAAGTAGTTTTAACTTTTTGAAGAAAGCCTGAATTGCAGTAGTTGTAATGCATGTCAACATTCGGAGATTGTCcatatgattatgaaattttTTGACATTTCGTTTACACAAGTTTCCAGTTTTGGCTGTGCACTATGAAAAGGAAACTTAATGGAGATATTTACATATTGACTAACATAGGACTATCCATAGAAATGATTTATGTTaatgatgttacaattttacaaaCCCATTGTTTTATAGCAATTGTAGATAAAAATCAAGGACATTTTGTCGATTCCAATGTCCAATATGTAGTTGATGTGTAGAACTCTGAATTCAATGATCAGGATAGGAAAATATACATTGAGAATTGCTGTTATTGGTGAAAGGAATTCCTTTATATTCCTTCACCTATTTACCTcttaatatttaaaaaaagaatcatATGTTTATTTCCATCTTTGTTTAATAACTCCCAGCTTTccgtgtaaaaaaaaaagctgtcccAAACATGCCGCGTGGATCAGGAAAGAAGGCCGCCCAGAAGAGCGCAACGATCGCTGGGCCAAGCAACGACTTCGGCTTTGAGAAGTTTGAAGAGGAGGTCGAGTCACAGACAAGCCACCGAGGTGGGCATTGAGTTCATCTTTATTTCTTATCTGTTTCTCCATTTAGTGATCTTGTACTAGTAACCACTGTTTGCATTAGTCTGATTAGAGTCCTTTCCAAGGACTTTTGGAAATGATTTGTCCACACTGTCTCATTTACTACATTGAAAGAGGACGTCAAAATCCAATGCGAAAGTTTAGAAACAGAcgtaaaaaacacagaaaaccaaaaaaaaaatcgctcgagtcatgtactagtattttcctGAGGACTGAGACCGACAGACACGTACTTAATTGTTCACAACCAGAGAGCTGACAGCTAGCTGACAATTGGGTGACAAAGAAATTTACAGTTGTACTATCCACTGAATTACCAATCCGATGAAACTATTCAGGGTTAGCTTTGCTGTATGATATTTTACTACAAATGCAGTTTAACAACCACAACTTTGATTGGGGCTTACAGGAGCTTCAGGAATCATCTATTATCATGTCTATCTATCTTGTCATGTATTGTTGGGCATGTTCTTTCACATGGTAGATGAGGAGACTCCCATCCTGCCCAAGACGTCTAAGAAGCGCAGCTACCTtgatgaggatgaggaggaggaagagacgACGGCTGGTCATGAGGCCTTCGGAGGGGAGATGAAGAATCTGCTGGAGTCCTTCGGTGGTAAGGAAAATTTACAGCATGTTGCCATGTGGTTAGCTTACCTACAAGCATTATCCAGGGAAAATATTTGTTTCTATAGCGTTTGGGCCACACAGGCTACTACGACTAGTCCAAAggtgttcaactcccatactTTTTCTCAATACTAGGGCAGAGAAcgcagtacaatgtatgtaccatttttcaaGTCTTTGATATGAACCTGGCTGGGATTTGAACCCCTCGTCTtctgaatgcaaggcaaactCTCTGTCTGTACGCTGTCGGTATAAGCTTTTGGAGTGGTCTACTTAATGTTAACATCCACTTTCTTGTAGCTGATATCTCCAAGACGTTGTCGGCCAAGAGAAAGCGGCTGGAGATGTTCACACACAGCGCAGTGAAGGCCAGCAACCACAAGGTGGAGAACACCTGGATGGCACAGCACTCCGAGAGGTGAGTCCAATAggagaaacacacccagcagaagaggagaaatctcctgtacatgtgtatcctctctttttccctagtcagagggtccctaatgtttgaatgtttgctttggaggatatatgtatatacgtgttcattttgtattgtatatgtatacatctgtggccacgataccaGCCTCACTGCCTAGTGTCTacagtgtattgttttgttacaacttgaataaagaTAAAGACATAGGACTTGAACATCCAGAAGTTTCTTCGTTTGAAAGTAATGATGATATCCTATTTCTCCAGGATGAAGTTAAGCAGTGAGTACCAGACACAGGTGCAGACAGTGATGAACCAGTGGGACTCGGACATCCAGAAGTTTCTTTGTTAGAAAGTGATGATATCCTATTTCTCCAGGATGAAACTAAGCAGTGAGTACCAGACACAGGTGCAGACAGTGATGAACCAGTGGGACTCGGACATCCAGAAGTTTCTTTGTTAGAAAGTAAAGATGATATCCTATTTCTTCAGGATGAAGTTGAGCAGTGAGTACCAGACACAGGTCCAGATTGATGAACCAGTGGGACTCGAACATCCAGAAGTTTCTTGGTTAGAAAGTAATGATAATAACCTATTTCTCCAGGATGAAGTTGAACAGTGAGTACCAGACACAGGTCCAGACCGTAATGAACCAGTGGGACTCGAACATCCAGAAGTTTCTTCGTTAGACAGTACTGATGATATCCTATTTCTCCAGGATGAAGTTGAGCAGTGAGTACCAGACACAGGTCCAGACTGATGAACCAGTGGGACTCGAACATCCAGAAGTTTCTTGGTTAGAAAGTAATGATAATAACCTATTTCTCCAGGATGAAGTTGAACAGTGAGTACCAGACACAGGTCCAGACCGTAATGAACCAGTGGGACTCGAACATCCAGAAGTTTCTTCGTTAGACAGTACTGATGATATCCTATTTCTCCAGGATGAAGTTGAGCAGTGAGTACCAGACACAGGTGCAGACTGTGATGAACCAGTGGGACTTGGACATCCAGAAGTTTCTTTGTAAGAAAGTGATGATAATATCCTATTTCTCCAGGATGAAGTTGAGCAGTGAGTAccagacacatgtacagacagtgATGAACCAGTGGGACTCGGACATCCAGAAGTTTCTTCGTTAGAAAATGAAAGTACTTTAATGCTATGAACTTTCTCCAGGATGAAGTTAAGCAGTGAGTACCAGACACAGGTCCAGACTGTGATGAACCAGTGGGACTCGGACGTCCAGAAGTTTCCTGTTTGGGATAATGGGATATCTTGAACCATAGATTTGTTAGGAGGTAAGTCTTGATATAtatgatgtgaactttccccaggATGAAGTTGAGCAGTGAGTACCAGACACAAGACCAGACTGTGATGAACCAGTGGGACTCGGACATCCAGAAGTTTCCTGGTTAGGGGAATACGGTATCTTGAACCATTCCTTTCATCATAAAGTTAGCAAGTTTAATAAACTTGATAATGTGAACTTTCTCCAGGATGAAGTTGAGCAGTGAGTACCAGACACAGGTCCAGACTGTGATGAACCAGTGAGACTCGGACATCCAGATAGAAGTTTCCTGGTTGGGGGAATGCGATATCTTGAACCATTCAGTTCCTTTTGTTATAAAGTATAGTAGTAGCACATATCTATTTATAACTATTAAATTTCTCCAGGATGAAGTTGAGCAGTGAGTATCAGACACAGGTCCAGACTGTGATGAACCAGTGGGATTCCAACATCTGTGAGTTTCCCTAGTTGGGGGAATGTCTTAAACCATTCAATTCCTCTGGTTATATAGTTAGAAAGTAAATATACTCAATGATATCTACTTTCTCCAGGATGAAGCTGAGCAGTGAGTACCAGACACAGGTGCAGACTGTAATGAACCAGTGGGACTCGGACATCCAGAAGTTTCTTTGTTAGAAAGTAATGATGATGTCCTATTTCTTCAGGATGAAGTTGAGCAGTGAGTACCAGACCCAGGTGCAGACTGTGATGAACCAGTGGGATTCGGACATCCAAAAGTTTAAGGAGCAGGAGGAGAAGCTTCAGAACCTGTTCAAGCAGCAGCAGAAGCTCTTCCAGCAGCAGAGGGTAATCCAGAGTCAGCGGCTCAAGACACTCAGGCAGCTCCACGACCAGTACACTAAGGTAACAGATGGAGGACGTCCCTAGACTTAGACTATGTGCAAAtttttacatgtaatgttaaagtGGTGCATGAAATTTAGACCGAagttgcaccagtgcaagttgctTTTATTAGTGTTACCAACATTACGTAGAAATGGCTCACACACTCAAAGATAGTATCTAGCCATGATAGGAAAAAATAGGTAACCTTGTGTAtaaagaattgtttcaacctttgacctttgatCCCTGAACTGTAATTTGATATCCCTGAACTTCACTCCTTACCCTTTCACCCCTGCAGGGCATGGATGAGCTGGAGCACTGTCATCAGGACCAGCAGGGCTCCATGCAGGTAGAACTGAGGAAGGAGATGGCTCTGCTGCAGAAGAAGATCCTCATGGATACGGTGAGCTCGGTGTTAGTGATGCTAACAGGAATATTAGACTATTTTGTGTCTCTCAATATCTGCTTACATTTTGATGGCTGTCAGATATCTTCCTATCTCCCATTTAAGTCCAATATCCTTGGTTCTACcataaaattattttcggaaggtGATTCTAACATTTACCCAACTCAATGAAATGTTAACCTTGCATGCATATTGTGACTGTTACTGTTGGACCACCTGTTGTCCATAGTTATATAGGCTAGGCTGTTCTGGATATATTTCGTTTTTGTTTTGCTAATTTTTCACTGATGCGGAAGACGAAACAAGATATCACAGCTGCAGGCAGGTATGTTTCACTCGTTGGTAGCATTCTTGTAGATTGTGCATGAACTAACAAGATAAGGCGATGTTAATGCATGCTTGATTTTTCTAATAAGAGCTACATTTGTAGGAATGCATCTCTACTGTAGTTGTGTCTATGAAATATGTTAAAAGCCAGTCTGAGCTGAGCACAATTGTACAACATCTTGctaagttttgtttttgctgtcAATTGCATGACTTTTGCAAACAAGTATTTTATAAAATTTGTTTAATATTCCTGAATCGTCATCAGATAATCTTTAAATCAAAGAATAGCCTAAAGTCACATTATATTAAAATCTCTTTTATTTTCTGTCTCTTACAGCAACACCAAGAAATGGCAGCTGTTCGCAAGTCTCTCCAAACCATGCTGTTTTAGCAGTCTGTTTTCACAGAGTTGATATATGCTGAAAGTGAAATATGCTGAAACATAGTCTGTGCTAACATAAGATGATGAGATCAAAGATAAAGGAATGTTCAGTTAAGCATTTATTGTTGCTTGTAGCTAGATTAGTAGTCAATTAGATGTTGcactttttgaagaaaaaaaaaagctttcatGATTTGTGCACTGTTTTTCTTCTCAAGCATTAGCTTCTAAGAAAGTGTACGTCACATCAACTCTGTTATTGATTTACATAGGTTTTAGATGGGTTTGTCTTGTATCATTGGGCATGTGAAGTAGTATAGTCTCTGTTTTATCCCTGTATATGTTGTTAATATGAAGCAAAAGGACTTATATGATATTTATGTCTGcctgtaaaaaaatgttttattgcaaacaAGTAAATGACATGAACAATTATGAATCcattgtttgtcattttttttcttttcttttacttatTTAGTAGTGCTATAGCCTTTTTTAATAGGGGGATTTTGTGCTCATGCTCAAAATAGTTATTAATGATTAGCTGCCAAACTTTAACCCATGACCTGCGACCTCATCAGTTCTCGTATGCATCATTGGTAGACAAGGGGTGTCTCATAGTTTATAGCTTCTTCAAGCATTAAAGCTCTTACCAAGATGTAACCTTTTTTAAAATACTTTTGATCTGGGTTTTGCATGTCTTTTGCCTCGGTAGAAATTTTTATCGTCTAATCTTATCAATACATTTGGTAATCAATATTCTTGAGGCGTGGCTATCGTTTAACACATGACAGATAGCTTAACATTCCCCTCAAATGGTCTGCCACCCCTATTAACACTTAGTTTAGGTTAATGAGTGTATAAAGAGACAAGAAAAGTGTCACATACATTCTCCACTGACATGACAGGACAAGAAAAGTACAAGGTGCATTCTCCACTGACACTACGTTGTAATTAATGTTGCCCATTCCTGACCTGTAAGACCTGTTATGGTGCAGGGTATTACGGTTGTCACATTAGATGCATTGTGTTGTCGTTTGCTGCCTTTCATATAAGAGCAGTGAACACCAGTAGAAATCTGCATTGGCcataatgtaaaaataggcaagttcagggtgtcataatctcatctgtgaacattccaggtcataagaactcaccccacacagcagcccgctatctcaagtgtccataAGTCTACTTTTTAAAGATTCCGACCAGGGGAATTTATCGCAGCTGTCAAAtctgcggctgcgtcaattagggtcattgcccttgtaAGGAAAGGAAAATGGGGAAAACATGCATGACTGTGCAAACCAGGTGCTGTATTTTcccacttacatgtaccttctgcAGTGGGGAAACATGCATGTATAGAAGCCAGGTGCTATATTTTTCCACTTACGTATACCCATCTCCTTGCTGCCtaaaactagcctgggtaccatataTAATTAAGTAGTTCACTCTGAGGTTTATTATACAGTTGCCTCTCTCTCCGACTTTAATTatgcactatatacatgtacagccacTTCAAATGCTTGATGGTAGAAAAAGTGATTCATTGCTTGTCTGCAGGACTGTCTGAAAGCTGAGTGGCAGTCTCACAGCCTATTAAAGACTGGCCTAAAAGCAACACAGTCTTTCAGTTGCGTTGCAGTAAATGTTGGAGTGAGCTTAGTCTAGTATttggatagtacccaggctaggtcaATTCCAAAGTATTGTAGAGCAGTTACctcaaaatgacaaaaactaGCCTAGTTTTCTAATGGGTCAAAAGAAATACACTCACGCATTAatactttgaaacaaaatttatCCAAGTTTTCTTGAATTACATATCAACTATATCAGGGATTGAAATACTTTTACTGTAACCTACAATTGATCATTCCTTTCCTTTATTGATTtacaacataacagacatacacatagtGTATCATGGGTTAGTATCTTCTTTCTGCAATGTTGCTGTAAATTGTAAGTTGCAGTTGGATGTTTCAATCCCTGATAGTTACATATATCTGCTTTAAAACAAATGTCCAAAAATagctctattttttttttttagttgtttttaagtTGTTCAGCTATACCTGTCAAATGTTGACAAAACTGGTCTACAATTTTAggtacattaattttgtttcgATTGATCATGGTAACTAACTTCAAGTTGGTACAGTTATCCTCTTTACAGTTACtataaagtatatatatatacacatggtTTTGCCTATGTACAGTATTGAGCaaataaattaagaaaattaGCAACAGTAACATACACAAAGTAAAAATGATATTCACTGACCAAAATGCAATCTTCTAATTTTGGGTCTTGAAACCAAAAACTAAGTTACTTAATATTGTTATAAAGTCATGCTGTTGTAGTGGCTGGACTTATTTTTGCTCATAGTCTAAGAATAAATGCCATTAAGCATTAAAAGACAAAGGTCCAAAATACACTGTATTGCACAGACAAAGACAATAAATACAAAGGTAGTAAAAATAGCATGTGCACTTCGCATACATAATACCTGCACTATCATTCTTAagcttatacattttgtacacgtAAAGTAATAAATGTACAAGTTGTCTACCAGGAACTGATTTCACAGGATTTAAATTTGATAGAAATTTGactgttcaaaatttttcatcACAACATGTTAATCTTATTGGaccgaaaaaaacggacctgaaaaaagtcagtggaccggatgttggattATTAAAAAATGAGCATGACTGTATATCGGCAGGTTTTCATGTCTTAAATGTCAGATACTCCAgaaaacagaatcctttgtaacGAGGAATATTCTTTTAAGTATCACCCATTCTTAAGTTTTCACAGATGTTTAAGTATCAGTTAATCACAGCTAAAAGAGactgttttaagttttcttttttccctcgcACGGTTGTCGAGTGGAACGGACGGCCGGGGCACACTGCCCAGGCCCCGTCAGTCGAGGCCTTTAAGGCCGGTTTGGCTGCCTTGCCCTAATCCGCaagccgcccccccccccccccccctcagtgACACCCCAGCAGGGTTTTTGGAGGGtacagaagatgaagatgaagatgaagatgattaggatcaggttcaggtgcGGATGTGGACCTGGACTGTtcctggacctgaagtttctgtactggtacccaccccttcgATGACCTTCGATGTTACTGATCGATGTCAGCTGGTCTATGGTCCTGTCAGTTGAATATGCAGAATGCATACAATGCACCAAACTGTTTGCCAAACCATTCTGATTCTATACACAGAGCTGAAATAGATTTTGCAAGCTATATTTAGAGCTTTGGTGGTGACTACAGGACATTGCCCTCTCATGACCTCTTAACCAAGAGCATCTCTGCATTCTGTCACTTCCTATTTTTGCAGGAAATTAATAGATTGGGCTGTACATTGTTTCAAGCTATCTTCATCTGTTTGAGAttatgtactatatatatatgattgtaCTTCTCTAATTCTGGATGGTggattttaaagatttttttctcaagGCAGAAAGAAATGAATTGCAATTGGGCGATCAGGACAGAACGAAAGCAGCTCGACATGGTCTGAGCTTTACAGTAATAAATTTTTAAGGCAATCATAGTTGGAGTTTtgtctgatatacatgtagtgtactGTCATGCTGTCgtacagatatgttttattttccttAAGCTTGTCTCTGTGATGACGTTTCACCAAAAtaagctacattttgtaccttacaTCATGATAATAGTCTGATATGCAGTGTATGTTTTGAACCTAAGCTTTAGGAATTTGTAGTCCTTGTATACCTAAGTAAAAGGTGTGGTCAGTTTCTCAAATAATGTTGATGAGACATTGTGCAACTTTCATGAAATACGTacagtacatgattgtacagccATTCAGTCTTTAACTTCCTAAAAGTATTTGAGTATTAAGCCCTCTGTCATCAATGTTTTCTTGCACGCATAGTAAAAAATACCATAAAACGAGCAAGAAATTTGGAAGATGCGCAATTCCTTTCTCAAGTC
The sequence above is drawn from the Branchiostoma floridae strain S238N-H82 chromosome 4, Bfl_VNyyK, whole genome shotgun sequence genome and encodes:
- the LOC118414658 gene encoding synaptonemal complex protein 3-like isoform X2 — its product is MPRGSGKKAAQKSATIAGPSNDFGFEKFEEEVESQTSHRDEETPILPKTSKKRSYLDEDEEEEETTAGHEAFGGEMKNLLESFGADISKTLSAKRKRLEMFTHSAVKASNHKVENTWMAQHSERMKLSSEYQTQVQTVMNQWDSDIQKFKEQEEKLQNLFKQQQKLFQQQRVIQSQRLKTLRQLHDQYTKGMDELEHCHQDQQGSMQVELRKEMALLQKKILMDTQHQEMAAVRKSLQTMLF
- the LOC118414658 gene encoding synaptonemal complex protein 3-like isoform X1 — protein: MPRGSGKKAAQKSATIAGPSNDFGFEKFEEEVESQTSHRDEETPILPKTSKKRSYLDEDEEEEETTAGHEAFGGEMKNLLESFGADISKTLSAKRKRLEMFTHSAVKASNHKVENTWMAQHSERMKLSSEYQTQVQTVMNQWDSDIQKFKEQEEKLQNLFKQQQKLFQQQRVIQSQRLKTLRQLHDQYTKGMDELEHCHQDQQGSMQVELRKEMALLQKKILMDTQHQEMAAVRKSLQTMLF